The genomic region GGAGCCTGCGTGGCCCACCGAACCTTGGTCCCCTTGCCGGAGAAGTCCTGCGCCCCGATCACCGCCGCCGCCGACCCACCGGCCGGCAGCACCAACCGCCCTGGCTCCACCGAGCCCCGCGCCCCGGTCTCCCCCTCGCGGAAGGACGGCGGCGCGTTCTCCGGCTTGCTGCCCCAACTCGTGTTCGGCGTGTTCTGCAAGGCGAACTCCACCGTGCCGCCACGCTCCACAAAGGACTCCGGCAGCCAGGTGTTGTTGACCGGCCGCCCGTTGACCTTGACCCCGCTCACGTACTGGTTCTTCGCCGCCGCGCCAGGCGCCTTGATGGTCCAGGTGCTGCCACCCGGCCGCTGCACCGTGATCTCCGGGAACAGCGGGCTGTTCAGCACCAGCTCGGCCCGGCCGGGGATCACCGGGTACATGCCCATCGCCGCCCACACGTACCAGGAGGACATCTGCCCGAGGTCGTCGTTGCCCATCAACCCGTTGGGGCCAGGCCCGAACAGGTCGTTGACCGCGCGCCGGGTGACCTCCTGGGTCCTGTGCGGGGCGCCGGCGAAGTTGTACAGCCAGGGTGCGTGCATGATCGGCTCGTTGCCCAGGAACGCGTACGGCTCGTTGGGCCCGGCGTTGAGCTTGGTGAAGAAGTGGTCCAGCCGCTTCACCGCGTTCTCGTTGCCGCCCATCGCGGTGAACAGCCCCTGCGCGTTGTGCGGCACCATCCAGGTGTACTGGGCCGCGTTGCCCTCCACCCAGTTGTTGGAGTCACCGGGGTTGAACGGTTCGGCGTAGGAGCCGTCCCGGTTGCGGGCCTGGATGTAGCCGGTGGCCGGGTTGAACAGGTTCTGCCAGTACTGCGACCGCTTGCTGAAGGTGCTCCAGGTCGCCCCGTCGCCGAGCCGCCTGGCGAGGTCCGCGATGGCGAAGTCGGCGCTGGTGTACTCCAGGGTGGTGGCGGGCGGTCCCCAGGCGTTCGGCGCGCCCAGCGGCACGTAGCCGATCTTCAGGTAGTCCTCCAGCCCCGGCCGCTCCTCATAGCCCTGGGTCTTCTGGGTGGCTCCGCGCAGCATCAGCAGCAGCGCCTTGCGCGCGTCGAAGTCCTTGGCGCCAAAGGCGTACGAGCTGGCCACCATGATGTGGTACGGGTCGCCGACCATCACCCCGGTGTAGCTGTTGGCCACCGTCCACCGGTCCCAGGACCCGCCCTGCTCGGCGAAGGCGATCATCGACCGGGAGATGTCGGAGGCCTCCGCGGGCGCGATCACCGACAACAGCTGGATCTCCGAGCGGTAGATGTCCCAGCCGGAGAGGTTGGTGTAGATTGCGTGCCCTGGCTCGGCGGAGTGCAGGCGTCCGTCGAAGCCGGTGTAGCGGCCGTCGGCGTCGGAGAACACGTTGGGCTGCACCAGGGAGTGGTAGAGCGCGGTGTAGAAGGTGGTGCGCTGGGCGTCGGTGCCGCCGCTGACCCGGATGGTGTTCAGCCGCTCGTTCCAGGCCGCGCGGGTCTCCGCGGCGATGTTCTCGAAGGACTTGCCGGTGTTCTCCGCCAGCAGGTTGTTCCTGGCCCCCTCCATCGAGACGAAGGACAGGCCCACCCGCAGCTGCACGGTGTCGCCGTCGAAGGGGTCGAAGGTGACGAACCCGCCGCTGCCCGGCCCGGAGACCACGGTGTCCTGCGGCGACATCGCCTTCGGCGCGGACCGCTTGCCCTTGTTCGCGGTGGCCTTGGGCGCGTCCACCGCGGCCAGGTCGACCTTGGGCTGCGAGCCGCCGCGCTCGCGGGTCTGGCCGGTGTTGACCGAGCCGTTCTTCCAGGTGCCGACCGAGGCGAACGGCCGGTCGAACTGGACGTGGTAGTAGACCCGGTACTTGTTCTGCTGCTGCCCGCAGAACCGGCCGCTGCTGGCCCAGCCGCTCACCGAGTCCTTGCCGATGATCGTCTCGGCGTCGTCGGCCCCGGCGATGGAACCGGAGGAGTTGACCAGGATGGTCGAGGGGCGGCCCTCGGGGAAGGTGACCCGGCCCAGGCCGGTGCGCTGGGTGGCGGTCAGCTCGACCTTGGGGCCGGAGTCCAGGCCAACCGAGTAGACGCCGGGACTGGCCTTCTCGTTGGTGTGCGAGAAGGTCGAGACGTAGCGGCCGGGGTCAGTGGCCGGTGAGGTGGTGACCTCGCCGGCGAACGGCATGATCGGGATGTCCTGGTAGGTGGAGCAGCCCGCGCCGGAGAGGTGGGTCAGGCTGAAGCCCTTGATCCGGTTGTCGTCGTAGTAGTAGCCGCCGTGCTGGTGGGTGACCGTGTCCGGACTCCACTGCATCATGCCGAAGGGCGCCACCGCGCCGGGGAAGTTGTTGCCAGCGCCGCCCCCGGTGCCGTGGTCGGGGCCGCCGGGTTTGGTGCCGACGAACGGGTTCACCCACTGCGCGAGGTCCTCGGCTGCACGCTTGGCCGGTGCGGCGGCGGCCGGCAGGCCCGCCACCGTCACCGCCACGCCGAGCAGGGCCGCGCAGGCTGTGCGCAGGCGCACTCTTCGAGTGGTCATCTTTCTCGATCGCCTCCCGAGGGTCCGGCCACGTCGCCAGGCCCACCTGACAACCTTGTCGGATGGCTCGGACCTGATCGACACCCTGGTGATGGTGTGAGATCGACGTCAAGCGCCGATGGGTGGTGAATCCTCTTCCTCGCGGTGAACGGAACCGATTGAGATCCCGTTCGGCGTAACGACTCGCCCCGGAACCGTTGACAACCCCCAGCGGGACCGTGTCCAATCCGGCGTCAAATGACAACGTTGTCCGAAGGAGCCCGCCGAGTGCGCCGCGCCACCATGAGCGATGTGGCGCGGTTGGCCGGCGTGAGCATCAAGACGGTGTCCCGGGTCGTCAACGACGAGCCGGGAGTGCATCCGGCGACCGCTGAGCGCGTGCTCGCCGCGATCGATCAACTCGGTTTCCGGCGCAACCTGTCCGCGCGCAAC from Crossiella sp. CA-258035 harbors:
- a CDS encoding GH92 family glycosyl hydrolase translates to MTTRRVRLRTACAALLGVAVTVAGLPAAAAPAKRAAEDLAQWVNPFVGTKPGGPDHGTGGGAGNNFPGAVAPFGMMQWSPDTVTHQHGGYYYDDNRIKGFSLTHLSGAGCSTYQDIPIMPFAGEVTTSPATDPGRYVSTFSHTNEKASPGVYSVGLDSGPKVELTATQRTGLGRVTFPEGRPSTILVNSSGSIAGADDAETIIGKDSVSGWASSGRFCGQQQNKYRVYYHVQFDRPFASVGTWKNGSVNTGQTRERGGSQPKVDLAAVDAPKATANKGKRSAPKAMSPQDTVVSGPGSGGFVTFDPFDGDTVQLRVGLSFVSMEGARNNLLAENTGKSFENIAAETRAAWNERLNTIRVSGGTDAQRTTFYTALYHSLVQPNVFSDADGRYTGFDGRLHSAEPGHAIYTNLSGWDIYRSEIQLLSVIAPAEASDISRSMIAFAEQGGSWDRWTVANSYTGVMVGDPYHIMVASSYAFGAKDFDARKALLLMLRGATQKTQGYEERPGLEDYLKIGYVPLGAPNAWGPPATTLEYTSADFAIADLARRLGDGATWSTFSKRSQYWQNLFNPATGYIQARNRDGSYAEPFNPGDSNNWVEGNAAQYTWMVPHNAQGLFTAMGGNENAVKRLDHFFTKLNAGPNEPYAFLGNEPIMHAPWLYNFAGAPHRTQEVTRRAVNDLFGPGPNGLMGNDDLGQMSSWYVWAAMGMYPVIPGRAELVLNSPLFPEITVQRPGGSTWTIKAPGAAAKNQYVSGVKVNGRPVNNTWLPESFVERGGTVEFALQNTPNTSWGSKPENAPPSFREGETGARGSVEPGRLVLPAGGSAAAVIGAQDFSGKGTKVRWATQAPAGLSVTPASGELTVPPGGKAGATVTVAVAAGTPEGAQRIPVTFTGPGGANMSPGALQVLVAEPNSLRAAYNNAGVSPDDDPASANYDGGGWSYSRNALAGAGVRPGGTVTVDGLAHQWPDIPKGEADNATMAGQTVKVNAPAGATKLALLGSATNGKSTSTLSLNYADGSVERADIAFNDWAVNASAIEFGNRIAATMPYRNKNDGPQQLTVHLFATAPIPLAAGKQLVSVTLPNSAQGGLLHVFTVTAG